A single region of the Lysinibacillus sp. B2A1 genome encodes:
- a CDS encoding peptidase M48 — MGIVALLVFGVYLLCMYWYIFHSGGGTVPRALQGTVADPVMFMSEKELFLSGEYSKIRNFLFFVATPLEWLLYAFILLMGISRYFEKVATAQTKWKLLRNAGYLFLLSLLLYLLLFPLDYYRYYLSKSYGISTQAFSSWMRDGVIDFWVNFGTSLIVVTVIYWLIKKSEKRWWLYTWLLTIPFTIFVMFIQPVVIDPLYNDFYPLKNKELEAKILSIAAQANIPAEHVYEVNMAEKTNALNAYVTGIGSNSRIVLWDTTLNRLTDNEILFIMAHEMGHYVEKHIYFGIAGYLVLTLGGLWLTARCMRWVIRRYGQVLKINKMGDIASYPLFLLITSMLLFASNPLTNYVSRYQETRADQYAISHTGDRESAVTAFQKLTISGLSEVNPQLLVKWFRYTHPPMLDRIDKVAEKEGQKKEAPIKEEQKKEQQKQ; from the coding sequence ATGGGAATTGTCGCGCTACTAGTATTCGGTGTTTATTTGCTGTGTATGTATTGGTATATATTCCATAGTGGTGGTGGTACGGTACCACGAGCATTGCAGGGAACAGTTGCAGATCCAGTTATGTTTATGTCTGAAAAAGAGCTGTTTCTAAGTGGTGAATATTCGAAAATAAGGAACTTCCTTTTCTTTGTTGCAACTCCATTAGAATGGTTATTGTATGCTTTTATTTTACTAATGGGTATTTCACGTTACTTTGAGAAAGTAGCGACAGCACAAACGAAGTGGAAGTTATTACGAAATGCAGGCTATTTATTCTTATTATCACTGCTATTGTATCTTCTGCTATTCCCTCTAGACTATTATCGCTATTATTTAAGTAAAAGCTACGGTATCAGCACACAGGCATTCTCATCATGGATGCGAGATGGAGTTATTGATTTTTGGGTGAATTTCGGCACGAGCCTCATTGTTGTAACAGTCATATATTGGCTTATTAAAAAGAGTGAAAAAAGATGGTGGTTGTATACATGGCTTTTAACGATTCCATTTACAATATTTGTGATGTTTATCCAGCCTGTTGTCATTGATCCTTTATATAATGATTTTTATCCATTAAAAAATAAGGAGCTGGAAGCAAAAATTCTATCCATTGCTGCCCAAGCAAATATTCCAGCAGAACATGTTTATGAAGTGAATATGGCAGAGAAAACAAATGCTTTAAATGCTTATGTCACTGGCATTGGAAGCAATTCGAGAATTGTCTTATGGGATACAACCTTAAATCGGCTCACGGACAATGAAATATTATTTATTATGGCACATGAAATGGGCCATTACGTTGAAAAACATATTTATTTTGGTATCGCAGGGTATCTGGTGTTAACCTTAGGTGGATTGTGGCTGACTGCCAGATGTATGCGATGGGTGATTAGAAGATATGGACAGGTATTAAAAATAAATAAAATGGGTGATATAGCATCTTATCCGTTGTTTTTACTTATTACCTCTATGTTACTGTTTGCTTCCAATCCTCTGACAAATTATGTGTCAAGGTATCAGGAAACAAGAGCCGATCAATATGCTATTTCACATACGGGTGATCGAGAGTCGGCAGTGACTGCATTCCAAAAACTAACGATATCTGGTTTAAGTGAGGTAAATCCACAGCTTCTTGTAAAGTGGTTCCGTTATACACACCCGCCAATGCTGGATCGAATTGATAAGGTAGCGGAAAAAGAGGGGCAAAAAAAGGAAGCTCCTATTAAAGAGGAACAGAAAAAAGAGCAACAAAAGCAATAA
- a CDS encoding DNA-binding protein — protein MDKESIHTYCLKLRGTIHDYKLEWEADRYQVGGKMYAMIGGNATGKPVLTLKCEPQRAEELRESYESIIPGYYMNKTHWNSIYMDADDVPFELVEKLLDHSYELVFGKLTKKAQQEVLLLEETM, from the coding sequence ATGGACAAAGAATCAATTCATACGTATTGCTTAAAGCTTCGAGGAACAATACACGATTATAAACTGGAGTGGGAGGCTGACCGCTACCAAGTTGGTGGGAAAATGTATGCAATGATAGGTGGAAATGCTACCGGAAAGCCAGTTCTTACGTTGAAATGCGAACCCCAACGTGCAGAAGAATTAAGGGAATCTTACGAAAGTATCATACCTGGCTATTATATGAATAAAACTCATTGGAACTCTATTTACATGGATGCAGATGATGTACCCTTTGAGTTAGTGGAAAAGCTCCTAGATCATTCCTACGAGCTAGTTTTCGGAAAGCTAACAAAAAAAGCACAGCAGGAAGTTCTTTTACTTGAAGAGACAATGTGA
- a CDS encoding LuxR family transcriptional regulator yields MDHKKQLKEMYKEMKIEAGVFTMTNKQNGKVFVGSFNNLKRLNGFQFSLKTNSYTNKKLQADFNTFGQDAFDLEIVEYLKKKEEGYFDAKRELEKLEQKWLDTLKPFGDRGYNA; encoded by the coding sequence ATGGACCATAAAAAACAATTAAAGGAAATGTATAAAGAAATGAAAATTGAAGCGGGCGTTTTTACAATGACCAATAAACAAAATGGAAAAGTGTTTGTAGGTAGCTTCAATAATTTAAAGCGCCTAAACGGATTTCAATTTTCGCTTAAAACAAATTCATATACGAATAAAAAACTACAAGCGGATTTCAACACTTTCGGTCAAGATGCTTTTGACCTTGAAATCGTTGAATACTTAAAGAAAAAAGAAGAGGGCTATTTTGATGCCAAAAGAGAACTAGAAAAACTAGAGCAAAAGTGGCTCGACACGCTAAAGCCTTTTGGTGACCGTGGCTATAATGCCTAA
- a CDS encoding transcriptional regulator, with translation MDVNELFWQASIEDIKKGFVDETAHFTCLLCGERIEKGIIYPHEGVLYEAEKFMQHHITSAHHSVFHYLNGLNKKMTGLTDHQSHIIRLFYEGHTDQEMKEKLDIGSATTIRHHRFTLKEKERQAKTFLAMMELLKEKNQKEDHFIPIHKSATMVDDRYNITLSEEQELLEKYFPKGIGKELTRFPTREKHKIVILRAITKLFDKTNQYTEKELNEVIQPMYEDYVQIRRYLIEYGFMDRTDDGSAYWIK, from the coding sequence ATGGATGTTAATGAATTGTTTTGGCAAGCATCGATTGAGGACATTAAAAAGGGCTTCGTAGATGAAACAGCACATTTTACTTGCTTGCTTTGCGGTGAACGAATTGAAAAAGGAATTATTTATCCCCATGAAGGCGTACTTTATGAGGCAGAGAAATTTATGCAACATCATATTACTTCTGCACATCATTCCGTTTTTCATTATTTAAATGGATTAAATAAAAAAATGACAGGGCTAACAGACCATCAAAGTCATATCATTCGTTTGTTCTATGAGGGACATACAGATCAAGAGATGAAAGAGAAGCTTGATATCGGCAGCGCAACAACGATTCGTCATCATCGTTTTACCCTTAAGGAAAAGGAGCGACAAGCAAAAACATTTCTTGCGATGATGGAACTGCTAAAAGAAAAGAATCAAAAGGAAGATCATTTTATCCCAATCCATAAATCCGCAACGATGGTGGATGATCGCTATAATATTACGTTATCTGAGGAACAAGAGTTGCTCGAAAAGTATTTTCCAAAGGGAATTGGTAAAGAGCTTACCCGTTTTCCAACACGGGAGAAACATAAAATTGTCATCCTTCGAGCAATCACAAAGCTTTTCGATAAAACCAATCAGTACACAGAAAAAGAATTAAATGAGGTAATCCAGCCAATGTATGAGGATTATGTACAAATTCGCCGTTATTTAATTGAGTATGGTTTTATGGACCGTACAGATGATGGCAGTGCCTATTGGATAAAGTGA
- a CDS encoding transporter, translating into MEAFISLVQRNNKVFRRDKTQVFYSLLSVIIVIVLYAVFLQKMQVDAIEQMTEATPELITMVNEWLVAGLLSMIAVSTTLAAYGIAVKDLESKAQADFLTAPISRATIQFSYVFNAFIIGCIFSFIALVGCEIFIVSTGGQLLSIGDFIHVVGLLFLSVLLASVFNLFLVLFATTQNSFSTLSTLVGTALGFLCGVYVPIGALPSFAQNLIMYFPISHTTLLLRNAFMESSIAGVFEGVPASHVEEYKEMYGIVYDLHGNILSTSTSVIIILATILILAILSIILFKKKNK; encoded by the coding sequence ATGGAAGCATTTATTAGCCTAGTACAACGAAATAATAAAGTTTTTCGTAGAGATAAAACACAAGTTTTCTATTCACTGCTTTCTGTTATCATAGTAATCGTGCTGTATGCCGTATTTCTACAAAAAATGCAGGTGGATGCTATTGAGCAAATGACTGAGGCTACACCTGAACTAATCACAATGGTGAATGAATGGCTTGTAGCGGGACTGCTATCCATGATCGCTGTATCTACAACACTCGCAGCCTATGGAATTGCCGTAAAAGATTTGGAATCTAAAGCACAGGCTGATTTTTTAACCGCGCCTATTTCAAGAGCCACTATTCAATTTAGCTATGTCTTCAATGCCTTTATTATCGGCTGTATCTTTTCCTTTATTGCCCTCGTTGGTTGTGAAATCTTTATTGTTTCCACTGGCGGTCAGCTTCTCAGCATTGGGGATTTTATTCATGTAGTGGGCCTATTATTTTTATCTGTATTACTTGCCAGTGTTTTTAATCTCTTTCTAGTATTATTTGCGACTACGCAAAACTCCTTTTCAACATTAAGTACCCTTGTGGGAACTGCGCTTGGTTTCTTATGCGGGGTTTATGTCCCTATTGGTGCATTACCAAGCTTTGCACAAAATTTGATTATGTATTTCCCTATCAGTCATACAACTTTACTATTACGCAATGCATTTATGGAAAGCTCCATTGCTGGAGTTTTCGAAGGCGTACCTGCTTCACATGTGGAAGAATATAAAGAAATGTATGGCATTGTCTATGATTTACATGGAAATATTCTCAGTACCTCTACAAGTGTCATCATTATTCTAGCTACTATTCTTATACTAGCTATCCTATCTATTATTCTTTTCAAAAAGAAAAATAAATAG
- a CDS encoding ABC transporter, producing the protein MKFAIQVDNLRKQYGEHQAVKGISFTVEEGTLFAFLGANGAGKSTTIEILCTLLQKSSGTVKINGHTLDASDHNAEIRKSIGVVFQQSLLDERLTVRENILHRGKTYGLSRAQLAENYQFVSTYLHLEDIEKRKYGTLSGGQKRRADIARALIHRPKILFLDEPTTGLDPQTRQFVWQAIKQLQIETNMTVFLTTHYMEEAAVAHHVIVLKQGEIVAEGTPDALKTKYAYDSMALVFHNSAEGSKWLKDNAISYTEKLGIYTIRVDSTLHALDFLKKAEPFIASFEVIKGTMDDVFLHIMAEGGAA; encoded by the coding sequence ATGAAATTTGCTATACAAGTTGACAACTTACGTAAGCAATATGGTGAGCATCAGGCTGTCAAAGGGATTTCATTTACTGTAGAAGAAGGCACCCTCTTCGCATTTTTGGGGGCAAATGGTGCAGGGAAATCAACGACCATTGAAATACTTTGTACCTTATTACAAAAATCAAGCGGTACTGTAAAAATTAACGGTCATACCCTTGATGCAAGCGATCACAATGCTGAAATACGAAAATCAATTGGTGTGGTTTTTCAGCAAAGCCTACTTGATGAACGGTTAACCGTTCGTGAAAATATACTGCATCGCGGCAAAACATATGGCTTATCAAGAGCACAGCTTGCTGAAAACTATCAATTTGTTTCTACCTATTTACATTTAGAGGATATAGAAAAACGCAAATACGGAACATTGTCAGGTGGTCAAAAAAGACGTGCCGATATTGCACGAGCACTCATTCATCGACCGAAAATTTTATTTTTAGATGAACCAACAACTGGATTAGATCCACAAACACGTCAATTTGTTTGGCAGGCAATTAAGCAGCTACAAATTGAAACAAATATGACTGTGTTTTTGACAACGCATTATATGGAGGAAGCGGCTGTTGCACATCATGTCATTGTTTTAAAGCAAGGAGAAATTGTCGCTGAGGGGACACCAGATGCTTTGAAAACTAAATATGCCTATGATTCAATGGCACTCGTCTTCCATAATAGTGCTGAAGGTAGTAAATGGCTCAAGGACAATGCCATTTCCTACACAGAAAAGCTTGGTATTTACACTATTCGAGTTGACTCAACGCTCCATGCCTTGGATTTCTTAAAAAAGGCAGAGCCGTTCATCGCCTCCTTTGAAGTAATAAAAGGTACAATGGATGATGTCTTTCTTCATATTATGGCAGAGGGAGGTGCAGCGTAA
- a CDS encoding DUF3021 domain-containing protein, with the protein MKTLRMMIIGLLISLSSSYVLVTLSMMSNNGVIVGSELLEQVIIAAILGVVIGLLSLIYDIERLPFLIQLSLHIIAVTLCVIIAGYFGHWFDHSSLVYILIAEIVIYVIVWGITYVLQLNDIKEINHEIQKRKE; encoded by the coding sequence ATGAAAACATTGCGCATGATGATTATTGGTCTACTTATTTCGCTAAGTTCTTCCTACGTCCTAGTGACCTTAAGTATGATGTCTAATAATGGAGTGATAGTAGGATCAGAATTACTTGAGCAAGTAATAATCGCTGCCATTCTAGGTGTTGTCATAGGCTTATTGTCCTTAATATATGATATCGAGCGATTACCCTTTTTAATACAACTGTCCTTACACATAATCGCTGTAACTTTGTGTGTAATCATCGCAGGTTATTTTGGCCACTGGTTCGATCATTCTAGTCTTGTATATATACTGATAGCCGAAATCGTTATTTACGTTATCGTATGGGGTATTACCTACGTGCTTCAATTAAACGATATTAAAGAAATCAACCATGAAATACAAAAAAGAAAGGAATAA
- a CDS encoding LytTR family transcriptional regulator — MKIHLTINSALEEIEIHIQAKEYNEQIERLMKQLQASQTTMIDGYIQQEIHMLKISEIFSIYAEDAKVFLQTEEQEFESKRKLYELEAQFAKDFTRVSKSTLVNIHKIASIQMGKLGTTELILENDVTVHVSRKYLKELKRHLGIGRDS, encoded by the coding sequence ATGAAGATTCATTTAACAATTAATAGCGCGCTAGAAGAAATTGAGATTCATATACAAGCGAAAGAATATAACGAACAAATTGAGCGACTGATGAAGCAACTCCAAGCTTCACAAACAACGATGATAGATGGCTATATACAGCAGGAAATTCATATGCTAAAAATTTCTGAAATTTTCTCGATTTATGCGGAGGATGCGAAGGTATTTTTGCAGACAGAAGAGCAGGAATTTGAATCAAAACGCAAATTATATGAACTAGAAGCGCAGTTTGCAAAAGATTTTACACGAGTGAGTAAATCAACACTCGTCAACATTCATAAAATTGCCTCTATTCAAATGGGGAAACTGGGAACGACGGAACTAATACTTGAAAATGATGTTACCGTACATGTCAGCCGAAAATATTTAAAAGAGTTAAAACGCCATTTAGGTATCGGGAGGGATTCATAA
- a CDS encoding methyl-accepting chemotaxis protein yields the protein MWLICGGAFMKKLSMQNKMSLLIVAIITFVLIAISLVNTSEMKTALQDEYNIRLNQILDLSVHNLHQTLPGDWQLKNGELYKGDAKVADETDIIDKLGELSQSAITIFANDTRINTNIVVDGQRAIGTTADPKVVEAVLSQGKIYTGTAEVVGEPYFTKYEPLHNADGEIIGMIFAGVPSSDIDAAAQKMLFKMGVLAVITAIIAVIAGILFVRGIVKPLKHLNAQLETISAGKGDLTQQIIVKSKDEIGELASSFNAMLATLRKMMQRVDETANQVSASSAELSATAGSTTDTTENLTANMQELASGASTQKHSANENAEAMQDIAGGIQLVTETNSEVSSYASDAFDTAKYGEQTAQEMQMQMQAMAVAVQESANSIAALDTHANKIDEIVEVIHAIADQTNLLALNASIEAARAGEHGKGFAVVAEEVRKLAEQSKTSAAEITQTIHTMQQLAKDAREHMQESEQEAASSAKVVQTTSVAFEEITAKVSLVTNKIQEVSGIAEELYARIEQANASTHIMAEIAVEAREQSKVVTQIAEANLESMEDINIAASQLTKNAESLQDLIHQFKY from the coding sequence ATGTGGTTAATATGTGGAGGGGCATTTATGAAAAAACTAAGTATGCAAAACAAAATGAGCTTGTTGATTGTTGCAATCATTACCTTTGTTCTGATTGCGATTAGTCTAGTAAATACAAGCGAAATGAAAACAGCTTTACAAGATGAATATAATATCCGTCTTAATCAGATTTTAGATTTAAGTGTACATAATCTCCATCAAACCTTACCAGGAGATTGGCAGCTAAAAAACGGAGAGCTTTACAAGGGAGATGCAAAGGTAGCGGATGAGACTGACATCATCGATAAATTGGGAGAATTATCTCAATCAGCAATTACAATTTTCGCTAATGATACACGTATTAATACAAATATAGTTGTAGATGGACAGCGAGCAATTGGAACAACTGCAGATCCAAAAGTAGTGGAGGCTGTACTGTCCCAGGGAAAAATATATACAGGCACTGCAGAGGTTGTGGGTGAACCCTATTTTACAAAGTATGAACCCCTTCATAATGCAGATGGAGAAATAATTGGCATGATTTTTGCAGGTGTACCTTCTTCTGATATCGATGCAGCGGCCCAAAAAATGCTCTTTAAAATGGGTGTTCTTGCAGTTATTACAGCGATAATTGCAGTAATTGCAGGTATCTTATTTGTACGAGGGATTGTTAAACCATTAAAGCACTTAAATGCTCAACTAGAAACCATTTCGGCTGGAAAGGGCGATTTAACACAACAGATTATTGTTAAGTCTAAGGATGAAATCGGTGAGCTAGCAAGTTCATTCAATGCGATGCTTGCAACATTACGTAAGATGATGCAACGAGTGGATGAAACAGCTAATCAGGTGTCTGCATCATCTGCTGAGCTTTCTGCAACTGCTGGCTCTACGACAGACACAACAGAGAATTTAACAGCCAATATGCAGGAATTAGCAAGCGGTGCCAGCACACAAAAGCATAGTGCTAATGAAAATGCTGAGGCCATGCAGGATATTGCTGGAGGCATTCAATTAGTAACAGAAACAAATAGCGAGGTTTCTTCCTATGCTTCTGATGCTTTTGATACAGCTAAGTATGGAGAACAGACAGCACAGGAGATGCAAATGCAAATGCAGGCCATGGCAGTAGCAGTGCAAGAAAGTGCCAATTCGATTGCGGCACTTGATACACATGCTAATAAAATTGACGAAATTGTTGAAGTGATTCATGCCATTGCGGATCAAACGAATTTACTGGCGTTAAATGCCTCTATTGAAGCGGCACGTGCTGGAGAACATGGTAAAGGTTTCGCAGTGGTAGCCGAAGAGGTTCGTAAATTAGCAGAGCAATCAAAAACATCTGCAGCAGAAATTACCCAGACGATTCATACAATGCAGCAGCTAGCGAAGGATGCACGTGAGCATATGCAAGAGAGTGAGCAAGAAGCTGCTTCAAGTGCCAAGGTTGTGCAGACAACAAGCGTTGCATTTGAAGAGATTACAGCTAAGGTATCTCTCGTAACCAATAAAATTCAAGAGGTTTCAGGGATTGCTGAAGAGCTCTACGCGCGTATAGAGCAGGCCAATGCTTCTACACATATTATGGCTGAGATTGCCGTTGAAGCACGTGAGCAGTCGAAGGTCGTTACACAAATTGCAGAAGCAAATCTCGAATCCATGGAGGACATCAATATAGCTGCCTCACAGCTTACAAAAAATGCTGAGTCCTTGCAAGATTTAATTCATCAATTTAAATATTAA
- a CDS encoding N-acetyltransferase: MNSLEHIIELDLHYLKSFSKMETCKEGVLFYNEDNPTYYDANHAHIWRKMSNPDEVLSKIKDFYQSKSLVPRLYLYNLEENQACINALEMHGFQYESFTDDIQCWNGESTLLPHNSAIGIERVTDTNVEEAMAVEMSIATFGEPSLIKKAFEQTYRSPYFTYYLLKLDGKACCTANLFVSGNQGRIESVATLESHRGQGLIGYILQHIQQQSILLGLENLWIMPINAQVAKVYDKANFKSVGKIASLHAFTEGKRIHQIRQNS, translated from the coding sequence ATGAATAGTTTAGAGCACATAATAGAGCTTGATCTTCATTATCTAAAGAGTTTTAGCAAGATGGAGACATGTAAGGAAGGTGTATTATTTTACAATGAGGATAACCCAACATATTATGATGCAAATCATGCACATATTTGGCGTAAGATGAGTAATCCTGATGAGGTATTGAGCAAAATAAAGGATTTCTACCAATCTAAATCACTTGTGCCAAGATTGTACCTATACAATTTGGAGGAAAATCAGGCATGTATAAATGCATTAGAAATGCACGGCTTTCAATATGAAAGCTTTACAGATGATATACAATGTTGGAATGGTGAATCCACATTACTACCACATAATTCAGCTATAGGTATCGAACGAGTAACAGATACGAATGTAGAGGAAGCAATGGCAGTTGAAATGAGTATTGCAACATTTGGGGAACCTTCATTAATAAAGAAGGCTTTTGAGCAAACATACCGCTCCCCGTATTTTACGTATTATTTATTAAAGCTAGATGGAAAAGCATGCTGTACTGCTAATCTTTTTGTCTCAGGAAATCAAGGTAGAATTGAAAGTGTAGCAACACTCGAAAGCCATCGAGGGCAAGGGCTGATTGGATATATCCTTCAGCATATTCAGCAACAGTCAATCCTGCTAGGGTTAGAAAATCTTTGGATAATGCCAATAAATGCGCAGGTGGCAAAGGTCTACGACAAGGCAAACTTTAAATCAGTAGGCAAGATAGCATCTCTCCATGCGTTTACAGAAGGAAAAAGAATTCATCAAATACGACAAAATTCTTAA